From Deinococcus aquaticus, one genomic window encodes:
- a CDS encoding phosphoenolpyruvate carboxylase → MSIRSDVNLLGRTLGQVLKEQEGEAFFDLVERTRALVREVRAGGDDRELQAMLAGLSGEDAGNLARAFTWYFQLVNLAEEYERVRVLQGATGVRPQSLKQAVLDLKEQGLSAGEVEALLARLDLGLTFTAHPTEMRRRTIRNHLVQVAQAIPGLSAGGIDGPEAQRITAHVEAMWNTPELRRLKPTVLDEVKGGLNYITNIAQALPELQRDLRGAFREAFGRDTEATLPLSFSSWMGGDRDGNPFVTPEATREALELHRERAREVLLGGIREAFADLSQEDEGHEAYRAELQALHNAVRDGQNVDLVPRLEALSARLIADGQRRTADQLLSPLLTVARVFGQHLVSLDVREHSGQTGAAVAELLSAAGVEADYLGLPEHARLELLTRELRSRRPLWPAGEALTDTLETAIGPIREVQRAVALAGPRAFGRYVISMAESVSDVLEPLLLAREVGLAILPVPLFETLDDLTRAPQVVWELLSLPEYRAVLGDSVQEIMLGYSDSNKDAGFLAANWALHEAQRNISDVCRRAGVRWRFFHGRGTSIGRGGGPASRAILGQPAGTIDAGLRITEQGEALADKYSHPVLARRNLEQALYGLLLSAARPAGNLNPAWTDAMSRAARRSAQAYRDLVDSGDFLPFFENVTPIHEIARLNIASRPVRRPGAPTLGNLRAIPWVMSWTQNRANLPGWFGLKDGLDEIGPDLAREMYASWPFFRTVLDNAQMSLAKSDPLIFDEYLRLNDQQNHPLAVMLKAAYHDTVTLVQQIVGADLMASEPRLKESISLRNPYIDPIHRIQVELLRRSRATDGGLDEFERPLLLSIQGIAAGVRNTG, encoded by the coding sequence ATGAGCATTCGAAGTGACGTGAACCTGCTGGGCCGCACGCTCGGTCAGGTTCTGAAGGAACAGGAAGGCGAGGCGTTCTTTGATCTGGTCGAGCGGACGCGGGCGCTGGTCCGCGAGGTCCGCGCGGGCGGCGACGACCGGGAGTTGCAGGCGATGCTGGCGGGCCTGTCCGGTGAGGACGCGGGGAATCTGGCGCGGGCGTTCACGTGGTACTTCCAGCTGGTGAATCTGGCTGAGGAGTACGAGCGGGTGCGGGTCCTTCAGGGCGCGACGGGCGTGCGCCCGCAGAGCCTGAAGCAGGCGGTGCTGGACCTGAAGGAGCAGGGCCTGAGTGCCGGGGAGGTCGAGGCGCTCCTGGCGCGGTTGGATCTGGGCCTGACGTTCACGGCGCACCCGACCGAGATGCGGCGGCGGACCATCCGCAACCATCTGGTGCAGGTGGCGCAGGCCATTCCGGGCCTGAGTGCCGGCGGGATCGACGGGCCGGAGGCGCAGCGGATCACGGCGCACGTGGAGGCCATGTGGAACACGCCGGAACTGCGCCGGCTGAAACCGACCGTGCTGGACGAGGTGAAGGGTGGCCTGAACTACATCACGAACATCGCGCAGGCGCTGCCGGAGTTGCAGCGTGACCTGCGCGGCGCGTTCCGTGAGGCGTTCGGGCGGGACACGGAGGCCACACTGCCGCTGAGTTTCTCGTCCTGGATGGGCGGTGACCGCGACGGGAACCCGTTCGTGACGCCGGAAGCGACCCGTGAGGCGCTGGAACTGCACCGGGAGCGGGCGCGTGAGGTGCTGCTGGGCGGCATCCGCGAGGCTTTCGCGGACCTCAGTCAGGAGGATGAGGGGCACGAAGCGTACCGCGCGGAATTGCAGGCGCTGCATAACGCGGTGCGGGACGGGCAGAACGTGGACCTCGTGCCGCGCCTGGAGGCGCTGTCGGCCCGGCTGATCGCGGACGGGCAGCGCCGCACGGCCGATCAGCTGCTCTCGCCGCTGCTGACGGTCGCGCGGGTGTTCGGGCAGCATCTGGTGAGCCTGGACGTCCGTGAGCACAGCGGGCAGACGGGCGCGGCCGTCGCGGAACTGCTGAGCGCGGCGGGCGTGGAGGCCGATTACCTGGGCCTGCCGGAGCACGCCCGCCTGGAACTGCTGACCCGCGAGCTGCGGTCGCGCCGCCCGCTGTGGCCGGCCGGGGAGGCCCTGACGGACACACTGGAAACGGCGATCGGCCCGATCCGTGAGGTGCAGCGCGCCGTGGCGCTGGCCGGGCCGCGCGCGTTCGGGCGGTACGTGATCAGCATGGCGGAAAGTGTCAGTGACGTGCTCGAGCCGCTGCTGCTGGCGCGCGAGGTGGGGCTGGCGATCCTGCCCGTGCCGCTGTTCGAGACGCTGGACGACCTGACCCGCGCGCCGCAGGTCGTGTGGGAACTACTCTCGCTGCCCGAGTACCGCGCAGTGCTGGGCGACAGCGTGCAGGAGATCATGCTGGGCTACAGCGACAGCAACAAGGACGCCGGGTTCCTCGCGGCGAACTGGGCGCTGCACGAGGCGCAGCGGAACATCAGTGACGTGTGCCGCCGGGCGGGCGTCCGCTGGCGCTTCTTCCACGGGCGGGGCACCAGTATCGGGCGTGGGGGCGGCCCGGCCAGCCGCGCCATCCTGGGCCAGCCGGCCGGGACCATCGACGCGGGCCTGCGCATCACCGAGCAGGGCGAGGCGCTGGCCGACAAGTACAGCCACCCGGTCCTGGCGCGCCGCAACCTGGAGCAGGCGCTGTACGGCCTGCTGCTGTCCGCGGCGCGCCCGGCGGGGAACCTGAACCCCGCCTGGACGGACGCCATGAGCCGCGCCGCCCGCCGCAGCGCGCAGGCGTACCGTGACCTCGTGGACAGCGGCGACTTCCTGCCGTTCTTCGAGAACGTGACCCCCATTCACGAGATTGCGCGCCTGAACATCGCGTCCCGTCCCGTGCGGCGCCCCGGCGCGCCCACCCTGGGGAACCTGCGCGCCATTCCGTGGGTCATGAGCTGGACGCAAAACCGCGCGAACCTGCCCGGCTGGTTCGGCCTGAAAGACGGCCTGGACGAGATCGGCCCGGACCTCGCCCGTGAGATGTACGCCTCCTGGCCGTTCTTCCGGACGGTGCTGGACAACGCGCAGATGAGCCTCGCCAAGAGCGACCCGCTGATCTTCGACGAGTACCTGCGCCTGAACGACCAGCAGAACCACCCGCTGGCCGTCATGCTGAAAGCCGCGTACCACGACACGGTCACGCTGGTGCAGCAGATCGTCGGTGCGGACCTCATGGCAAGCGAGCCGCGCCTGAAAGAAAGCATCAGCCTGCGCAACCCGTACATCGACCCCATTCACCGCATTCAGGTGGAACTGCTGCGCCGCAGCCGCGCCACCGACGGCGGCCTGGACGAGTTCGAACGTCCCCTGCTCCTGAGCATTCAGGGCATCGCGGCGGGAGTCCGCAACACCGGCTGA
- a CDS encoding alpha-amylase family glycosyl hydrolase: MRHLALLGALLTSLAGGSGAQTALPLSSFEGQVIYQVMPDRFFDGNAGNNTGVNRADPRAWHGGDLAGLTQKLPYIQRLGATAVWLTPVYAQQTVNSFGTAPYHGYWPADFRAVDPHFGTLADFRAFVDGAQGAGMRVVLDQVINHYGYEAAAVKLRPAWFNTQAQCDATANKDVDCALAGLPDLRQSTPQVRELLLGNADFWREQGVNAFRYDAIKHVERPFLNDLLAADRAAGTWTLGEWFDADTGTVADWQKAGFDSLFLFSLQDAMKRSVMGGQSLGAVRAVLERQGELPRPGEVALFLDNHDVPRFAQGSLFEDEGRDRTRYGLRALMTLRGVPVIWQGTEIALRGGPDPDNRRDMRFEDSWTPEERAVFDATQAAVAARRASPALSRGSQTLLPTPDSLSGDLLLFTRQLNGQTVLATWHGGRERRTYSLKLASLGVKWKTLAATPSLFAGQNARVSVSGGYLHLSLPARDAAAFRVE; this comes from the coding sequence ATGCGACACCTCGCCCTGCTGGGCGCGCTGCTGACCTCCCTGGCGGGCGGGTCGGGCGCGCAGACGGCCCTCCCTCTGTCCTCGTTCGAGGGGCAGGTGATCTATCAGGTCATGCCGGACCGCTTCTTCGACGGAAACGCCGGGAACAATACCGGGGTCAACCGCGCCGATCCGCGCGCGTGGCACGGCGGGGACCTCGCGGGCCTCACGCAGAAACTGCCGTACATCCAGCGGCTGGGCGCGACCGCCGTGTGGCTGACGCCCGTGTACGCGCAGCAGACGGTGAACTCGTTCGGGACCGCGCCGTACCACGGGTACTGGCCGGCGGACTTCCGGGCGGTGGACCCGCATTTCGGGACGCTGGCGGACTTCCGGGCGTTCGTGGATGGCGCGCAGGGCGCCGGGATGCGCGTGGTGCTGGATCAGGTCATCAACCATTACGGGTACGAGGCGGCCGCCGTGAAGCTCCGCCCCGCGTGGTTCAACACCCAGGCCCAGTGCGACGCGACAGCGAACAAGGACGTGGACTGCGCCCTGGCGGGCCTGCCGGACCTGCGGCAGAGCACCCCGCAGGTGCGTGAGCTGCTGCTGGGCAACGCGGACTTCTGGCGCGAGCAGGGCGTGAATGCCTTCCGCTACGATGCCATCAAGCACGTCGAGCGGCCCTTCCTGAACGACCTGCTGGCCGCTGACCGAGCCGCCGGCACCTGGACGCTCGGCGAGTGGTTCGACGCGGACACCGGCACCGTCGCGGACTGGCAGAAGGCAGGATTCGACAGCCTGTTCCTGTTCAGTCTGCAAGACGCCATGAAACGCAGCGTGATGGGCGGCCAGAGCCTCGGTGCGGTGCGGGCCGTGCTGGAACGCCAGGGCGAACTGCCCCGTCCCGGCGAGGTCGCGCTGTTCCTGGACAACCACGACGTGCCCCGTTTCGCGCAGGGTAGCCTGTTCGAGGACGAGGGCCGCGACCGCACCCGCTACGGCCTGCGCGCCCTGATGACGCTGCGCGGCGTGCCCGTCATCTGGCAGGGCACCGAGATCGCCCTGCGCGGCGGCCCCGACCCCGACAACCGCCGCGACATGCGCTTCGAGGACAGCTGGACCCCGGAGGAACGCGCTGTGTTCGACGCCACCCAGGCCGCCGTCGCCGCCCGCCGGGCCAGCCCCGCCCTGAGTCGCGGCTCGCAGACGCTGCTACCCACGCCTGACAGCCTCAGCGGCGACCTGCTGCTGTTCACCCGCCAGCTGAACGGCCAGACCGTCCTGGCCACGTGGCACGGCGGCCGCGAACGCCGCACGTACTCCCTGAAACTCGCCTCGCTGGGCGTGAAGTGGAAGACGCTGGCCGCCACCCCTTCCCTGTTCGCCGGGCAGAACGCCAGGGTCAGCGTCAGCGGCGGCTACCTGCACCTGAGCCTCCCCGCGCGGGACGCCGCCGCCTTCCGGGTCGAATAG
- a CDS encoding TIGR00282 family metallophosphoesterase → MIRLLFVGDVFASPGRRVLGSHLPSLRSRADFIVVNMENAAGGFGMHREAADGALRAGAHCLTLGNHAWHHKDIYVLMQDEGKYPIVRPLNYSDPGTPGVGWRSFDVKTAQGTERLTVVNLLGRVFMEAVDNPFRAMDTLLERDDLGSVFVDFHAEATSEKQGMARYLDGRVAAVIGTHTHVPTADTRILPGGTAFQADAGFTGPYESIIGSDPHGPIERFVTERPHRYGAADGPAELNGVFVQIEAGRAVGVERYRYVEEA, encoded by the coding sequence GTGCTGGGGTCGCACCTGCCGTCGCTTCGTTCGCGGGCGGATTTCATCGTGGTGAACATGGAGAACGCGGCGGGTGGTTTCGGGATGCACCGCGAGGCGGCGGACGGCGCGCTGCGGGCCGGGGCGCACTGCCTGACGCTGGGGAATCACGCGTGGCATCACAAGGACATCTATGTGCTGATGCAGGATGAGGGGAAGTACCCGATTGTGCGGCCCCTGAATTACAGCGATCCGGGTACGCCGGGCGTGGGCTGGCGGTCCTTCGACGTGAAGACCGCGCAGGGCACGGAGCGCCTGACGGTCGTGAACCTGCTGGGGCGGGTGTTCATGGAGGCGGTGGATAATCCGTTCCGGGCGATGGATACGCTGCTGGAACGCGATGATCTGGGCAGCGTGTTCGTGGATTTCCATGCCGAGGCGACCAGCGAGAAGCAGGGCATGGCGCGGTACCTGGACGGGCGGGTGGCGGCCGTGATCGGCACGCACACGCACGTACCCACGGCGGATACGCGGATCCTGCCGGGCGGCACGGCGTTCCAGGCGGACGCGGGGTTCACGGGGCCGTACGAGTCGATCATCGGGAGTGACCCGCACGGCCCGATCGAGCGCTTCGTGACCGAGCGCCCGCACCGGTACGGCGCGGCGGACGGCCCGGCGGAACTGAACGGCGTCTTTGTCCAGATAGAGGCGGGGCGGGCGGTGGGTGTGGAACGGTACCGTTACGTGGAAGAGGCGTGA